Proteins found in one Litorihabitans aurantiacus genomic segment:
- a CDS encoding kynureninase: MTSPTPSPTGPDDARRAAPSTSRALDGADALEPLRDLFVGSSSGVVYLDGNSLGRPLRATATSLAAFVTEQWGGRLIRGWDEGWSGLPLTLGDDLGRVALGAAPGQTWVGDSTTVTLYKLLRAAVAAQRGEEGDGDRDEIVIDTDNFPTDRYVVEGVARECGMTVRWLPVSTSAGVDVAGLAEVLSERTAVVVLSQVAYRSGWLADVAAITAAVHDVGGLVLWDLCHSVGSVPIELDAHGVDLAVGCTYKYLNGGPGSPAFGYVARRHQERLAQPIQGWMGHADPFAMGPRYAPASGPRRYLSGTPPILGMLAMRDMVALLDEVGIAAVRAKSLALTEHVIALTDERLAPLGVTLASPRDGDRRGGHVTLTHPRMREVVTALWQRDVLPDYRDPHGLRIGLSPLSTSFAEAEAGVDAVAEVLRDLAG, translated from the coding sequence GTGACCTCCCCGACCCCCTCCCCGACCGGACCCGACGACGCACGTCGAGCCGCGCCGTCGACCTCCCGCGCCCTCGACGGCGCGGACGCCCTCGAGCCGCTGCGCGATCTCTTCGTCGGCAGCTCCTCCGGCGTCGTCTACCTCGACGGGAACAGCCTCGGGCGCCCCCTGCGCGCGACGGCGACCTCGCTCGCCGCCTTCGTCACCGAGCAGTGGGGCGGCCGGCTGATCCGGGGCTGGGACGAGGGCTGGTCCGGCCTGCCGCTCACGCTGGGCGACGACCTCGGCCGCGTCGCGCTCGGCGCAGCGCCCGGGCAGACCTGGGTCGGCGACTCCACGACCGTCACGCTCTACAAGCTCCTGCGTGCCGCGGTGGCCGCGCAGCGCGGCGAGGAGGGCGACGGTGATCGCGACGAGATCGTCATCGACACGGACAACTTCCCCACCGACCGCTACGTGGTCGAGGGGGTGGCGCGCGAGTGCGGCATGACCGTGCGGTGGCTGCCGGTGTCGACGAGCGCCGGCGTCGACGTGGCGGGGCTCGCCGAGGTCCTGTCGGAGCGCACGGCCGTGGTGGTGCTGAGCCAGGTCGCGTACCGCTCGGGCTGGCTCGCGGACGTCGCGGCGATCACGGCGGCGGTGCACGACGTCGGCGGGCTCGTGCTGTGGGACCTGTGCCACTCGGTCGGGTCGGTGCCGATCGAGCTGGACGCGCACGGCGTCGACCTCGCGGTGGGCTGCACCTACAAGTACCTGAACGGCGGGCCGGGCTCGCCGGCGTTCGGCTACGTGGCGCGGCGCCACCAGGAGCGCCTCGCGCAGCCGATCCAGGGCTGGATGGGCCACGCCGACCCGTTCGCGATGGGGCCGAGGTACGCGCCGGCCAGCGGACCGCGGCGGTACCTGTCCGGTACGCCGCCGATCCTCGGGATGCTGGCGATGCGGGACATGGTCGCGCTGCTGGACGAGGTCGGCATCGCGGCCGTGCGGGCGAAGTCGCTGGCGCTGACGGAGCACGTGATCGCGCTGACCGACGAGCGGCTGGCTCCGCTCGGCGTCACGCTCGCGTCCCCGCGCGACGGCGACCGGCGCGGCGGGCACGTCACGCTCACCCACCCGCGCATGCGCGAGGTGGTCACCGCGCTCTGGCAGCGGGACGTGCTGCCGGACTACCGCGACCCGCACGGGCTGCGGATCGGGCTGTCGCCGCTCTCGACGTCGTTCGCGGAGGCCGAGGCGGGGGTGGACGCGGTCGCGGAGGTGCTGCGCGATCTGGCGGGCTGA
- a CDS encoding amidase family protein: MPLSSPPPRQEPAASWITHRRRPLAVLAAIAVATTGAAVAATPAGALTYVTDERGVVWQIHDAAPPSLDTGSIRVATGSPIQGFGSILVRVDGLDAADEPRLNGEMARGYGLTQTAEGSFDTTQALDLGGVLATRDVDLDAAGATARFVDSFTNTTDRELTVNVSFGGSLGYGTGTNQSLVRATSSGDTTVDAADSWAVMSTSVENSRPVGVALGAPGSLSGTGNQQRDPFTTPLSTSGHEASFYGFIDELTLEPGASASLARFVHVGVPGADRLAQAEQRLAAIAAAPDLGGLPLAQVCSVANWDVTALPGYDAAACDAAGPIPMPAAPQTPAAVTSVAYDVVGRTIEDLQADMVAGVVTSEEITQAYLDRIAVYDGGPQGFHAYLHVAGDALDQARAADAERAAGGSGELLGIPIALKDLFDTSDMPTTGGTRALEGFQPAQDAFQVARLREAGAVLIGKANLSEFANSGGQSESGWMQTWNALYPSKTSYGSSGGSAVAVAASMASAAMGTQTGVSLYAPTTGASLTTFRGTDGMASGHGVIPLTWYQDYAGPIARTTTDLAYLLNATTGTDAGDPLTVEADARRPADWTDSLDAAALEGKVVGFIPASFVSSYADDGTGESTRERLDELVAAGATLQEMPAPPVVPGAPGGSRGMEGWARYIELHDNFPFVDGNAILASDKVLPYNRRSLGTTPRLTPEQVQAWDDYRKRYKAEIAAWMDAAGVDVVAYPGFLSDMYNNDAAASQLTSDRASGVLTSNVGLPTVVVPVGLNPHGYTTSLQLVGRAWDDAAVLGMGYALEQEADAQQHTTFAPPLAYDPDFTDVDRSNQFFREISWLADRGISTGWAEADGTATFRPLLPIARDAMAAFLYRYVAPVGYEAPEVSPFTDVAVGDQFYTEIAWLAESGISTGWEVGEGAFEFRPLDPIARDAMAAFLYRLADSPDVEAPGTTPFTDVAPGDQFATEIGWLAATGVSTGWQGNDGTAIYQPLNPIARDAMAAFLYRFDRLDLGVGAGGSAG; this comes from the coding sequence ATGCCGCTCTCATCCCCACCCCCGCGTCAGGAACCTGCCGCCTCCTGGATCACGCACCGCCGTCGTCCGCTCGCCGTCCTCGCCGCCATCGCCGTCGCCACCACCGGCGCCGCCGTCGCGGCGACCCCCGCGGGCGCCCTCACCTACGTCACCGACGAGCGCGGTGTCGTGTGGCAGATCCACGACGCCGCGCCGCCGTCGCTCGACACCGGCAGCATCCGCGTCGCCACCGGCTCGCCGATCCAGGGCTTCGGCAGCATCCTCGTGCGCGTCGACGGGCTCGACGCGGCCGACGAGCCGCGCCTGAACGGCGAGATGGCCCGCGGCTACGGCCTCACCCAGACCGCCGAGGGTTCGTTCGACACCACGCAGGCCCTCGACCTCGGGGGCGTCCTGGCCACGCGCGACGTCGACCTCGACGCCGCCGGCGCGACCGCCCGCTTCGTGGACTCCTTCACCAACACGACCGACCGCGAGCTGACGGTCAACGTGTCCTTCGGCGGGTCGCTCGGCTACGGCACGGGGACGAACCAGAGCCTCGTGCGGGCGACGTCGTCCGGCGACACCACGGTGGACGCCGCCGACTCCTGGGCCGTGATGAGCACGAGCGTGGAGAACTCGCGCCCCGTCGGCGTCGCGCTCGGCGCCCCCGGGAGCCTCAGCGGCACCGGTAATCAGCAGCGCGACCCGTTCACCACCCCGCTGTCCACGTCGGGCCACGAGGCCTCGTTCTACGGGTTCATCGACGAGCTGACGCTCGAGCCGGGCGCCTCGGCGTCGCTGGCCCGCTTCGTGCACGTGGGTGTGCCGGGCGCCGACCGGCTCGCGCAGGCCGAGCAGCGGCTCGCCGCGATCGCCGCCGCCCCCGACCTCGGGGGCCTGCCGCTCGCGCAGGTGTGCTCGGTGGCCAACTGGGACGTGACGGCGCTGCCGGGCTACGACGCCGCCGCGTGCGACGCCGCCGGCCCGATCCCGATGCCCGCCGCACCGCAGACCCCGGCCGCCGTGACCTCGGTGGCCTACGACGTCGTCGGACGCACGATCGAGGACCTGCAGGCCGACATGGTGGCCGGCGTGGTGACCTCGGAGGAGATCACGCAGGCCTACCTCGACCGGATCGCGGTGTACGACGGCGGCCCTCAGGGCTTCCACGCCTACCTCCATGTCGCGGGCGACGCGCTCGACCAGGCGCGCGCCGCGGACGCCGAGCGGGCCGCGGGAGGGTCGGGTGAGCTCCTCGGCATCCCGATCGCGCTGAAGGACCTGTTCGACACCTCCGACATGCCGACGACGGGCGGCACGCGTGCGCTGGAGGGCTTCCAGCCGGCGCAGGACGCCTTCCAGGTCGCGCGGCTGCGCGAGGCCGGTGCCGTGCTGATCGGCAAGGCCAACCTCTCGGAGTTCGCCAACTCCGGCGGGCAGAGCGAGTCTGGCTGGATGCAGACGTGGAACGCGCTCTACCCCTCGAAGACGTCGTACGGCTCCTCGGGCGGCTCCGCCGTCGCCGTCGCCGCCAGCATGGCGAGCGCCGCGATGGGCACGCAGACCGGTGTCTCGCTCTACGCACCGACGACGGGCGCCTCGCTCACGACGTTCCGCGGCACCGACGGCATGGCCAGCGGCCACGGCGTCATCCCGCTGACCTGGTACCAGGACTACGCGGGCCCGATCGCGCGCACCACGACCGACCTCGCCTATCTGCTGAACGCCACCACCGGGACCGACGCCGGTGACCCGCTCACGGTCGAGGCGGACGCGCGCCGCCCCGCCGACTGGACCGACTCGCTCGACGCCGCGGCGCTCGAGGGCAAGGTCGTGGGCTTCATCCCGGCCTCGTTCGTCTCGAGCTATGCCGACGACGGCACGGGCGAGTCCACGCGCGAGCGGCTCGACGAGCTCGTGGCCGCCGGGGCGACGCTGCAGGAGATGCCGGCGCCGCCGGTCGTGCCCGGTGCTCCGGGCGGCAGCCGCGGCATGGAGGGCTGGGCCCGCTACATCGAGCTGCACGACAACTTCCCGTTCGTCGACGGCAACGCGATCCTCGCCTCCGACAAGGTGCTCCCCTACAACCGGCGATCGCTCGGCACGACGCCGCGGCTCACCCCCGAGCAGGTGCAGGCGTGGGACGACTACCGCAAGCGCTACAAGGCGGAGATCGCGGCCTGGATGGACGCCGCGGGCGTCGACGTCGTGGCCTACCCCGGCTTCCTCAGCGACATGTACAACAACGACGCCGCGGCCAGCCAGCTGACCTCCGACCGCGCCAGCGGCGTGCTGACCTCGAACGTGGGGCTGCCGACCGTCGTCGTGCCGGTGGGCCTGAACCCGCACGGGTACACGACGTCGCTGCAGCTGGTGGGGCGCGCGTGGGACGACGCCGCGGTGCTCGGGATGGGCTACGCGCTGGAGCAGGAGGCGGACGCGCAGCAGCACACGACGTTCGCGCCGCCGCTGGCCTACGACCCGGACTTCACCGACGTCGACCGCAGCAACCAGTTCTTCCGCGAGATCTCCTGGCTCGCCGACCGCGGCATCTCCACCGGCTGGGCGGAGGCCGACGGGACCGCGACGTTCCGACCGCTGCTGCCGATCGCCCGCGACGCCATGGCCGCGTTCCTCTACCGCTACGTCGCCCCCGTGGGCTACGAGGCGCCGGAGGTCTCGCCGTTCACCGACGTGGCCGTGGGCGACCAGTTCTACACGGAGATCGCGTGGCTGGCGGAGTCGGGCATCTCCACCGGGTGGGAGGTCGGCGAGGGGGCCTTCGAGTTCCGGCCGCTCGACCCGATCGCGCGCGACGCCATGGCGGCCTTCCTCTACCGCCTGGCGGACTCGCCCGACGTCGAGGCGCCGGGCACGACGCCGTTCACGGACGTCGCCCCCGGCGACCAGTTCGCCACCGAGATCGGCTGGCTCGCCGCCACGGGTGTGTCCACCGGCTGGCAGGGCAACGACGGCACGGCGATCTACCAGCCGCTGAACCCGATCGCGCGCGACGCGATGGCCGCGTTCCTGTACCGGTTCGACCGGCTCGACCTCGGCGTGGGTGCCGGCGGGAGCGCCGGGTGA